GCACAAAATTAGTCCAGGTTCTTTCAATCGGTTCCGGAGAGGGATAAGCCGATTGCCCGTATTGCTTTATGTTAAGCATCCAAGCCATATTATTGGCCAGATTCTTCAGAACGCAGATGCCCTCTGCATCTTCAGAAATTTCCCCTGGCTTATTACCATGAATAACATTCCAGTAATAGGATGGAGCAATCATCATTTCAGAAATAAGAAAATAATTATTTAACTGGTCGAAGGTAGTTACACCACCGGAACGGCGAGGAATTGCAATAGAAGCGCCAACCTTTAACCTCATTCTGCCATGGGATGGATAAAA
The nucleotide sequence above comes from Variimorphobacter saccharofermentans. Encoded proteins:
- a CDS encoding flavodoxin family protein — protein: KLQEISNKVYAADGILLGSPVYYAGIAGTMKSFLDRLFYPSHGRMRLKVGASIAIPRRSGGVTTFDQLNNYFLISEMMIAPSYYWNVIHGNKPGEISEDAEGICVLKNLANNMAWMLNIKQYGQSAYPSPEPIERTWTNFVR